A window of Cryptomeria japonica chromosome 3, Sugi_1.0, whole genome shotgun sequence contains these coding sequences:
- the LOC131041162 gene encoding protein RTF1 homolog, with protein MADLENLLLEAAGRTSAHDGKHRNRAPAKRKQSDSYSDDGSDSNSDNGDDSDDAGTTNRKASGSRMPLKKRFDSGEKDDDGDHIDDSDSDGLSFGSDLYKDDEDRERLRKMSELDREMILAERAEVRDNFLMRKRAEARQNETRNQRGKDIGPPSSRMRSSVKSTRSVKENALNELVARRQKAQDSDVQRKRRDTAGSSRGRDSSPDRRKSHASPSVSPSSSSNRDQSPSSRGDSEESDAEGTHTDNPSFDDIKSITIRRSKLAKWFMEPFFEKIIVGCFVRIGIGISKSGQRIYRLCMVRNVDATDADKQYKFENRITHKYLDCVWGSDDSAARWQMERVSDSPPLEKEFKEWEREVERTGARALHKADIEEKKNALNDINNFVYSAETVKQMLQEKKMASARPSNLAAEKDRLRKEMELAESKHDYSEVERIKTRLKELEVLSIQRKSKDAKAIMLAEMNKKNRFENFKNASMIKPANFNLKAGEAGYDPFSRRWTRSQNYYSAKSSATEANAEANKEADATQAGEAATAKALEAAADAGKLVDTEAPVAEGTKLFSLHDFELTISLNGLQKFGGAQGAHLAFMARKHRIEATCGVQVPSSDGRRHNSTLSVTDYKRRRGLL; from the coding sequence ATGGCAGATCTTGAGAATTTGCTGCTTGAGGCAGCTGGTCGAACTAGTGCCCATGATGGAAAGCATAGGAATCGAGCTCCAGCAAAGAGGAAGCAATCTGATTCCTATTCAGATGATGGCAGTGACTCCAATTCTGATAACGGAGATGATTCTGATGATGCAGGAACAACAAATAGAAAGGCATCTGGGTCAAGGATGCCTTTAAAGAAGAGATTTGATTCTGGTGAAAAGGACGATGATGGTGACCATATAGATGATTCAGATAGTGATGGATTATCGTTTGGGAGTGATTTGTACAAAGATGACGAAGATAGGGAGCGACTTCGAAAGATGTCTGAACTAGACAGGGAGATGATTTTGGCAGAGAGAGCAGAGGTGAGGGATAATTTTTTGATGCGGAAGAGGGCTGAAGCTCGACAAAATGAGACTAGGAATCAGAGGGGAAAAGATATAGGGCCACCATCTTCACGGATGCGCTCTTCTGTGAAATCTACTAGGTCAGTGAAAGAAAATGCCTTAAATGAGTTAGTTGCAAGGAGACAGAAGGCACAGGATTCAGATGTGCAACGAAAGCGAAGGGACACTGCTGGGTCATCTAGAGGACGGGATTCTTCACCTGACAGACGAAAGTCTCATGCTAGCCCTAGTGTTAGTCCATCATCCTCTAGTAACAGGGATCAAAGCCCAAGCAGTCGTGGAGATTCAGAGGAAAGTGATGCAGAAGGCACACACACCGATAATCCTTCCTTTGATGATATTAAGAGTATAACAATCCGGAGATCAAAGCTTGCCAAGTGGTTCATGGAGCCATTCTTCGAAAAGATCATTGTGGGTTGTTTTGTGAGAATTGGCATTGGTATTTCAAAGTCAGGACAACGTATTTACCGTCTTTGCATGGTCAGAAATGTAGATGCAACTGATGCTGACAAGCAATACAAATTTGAGAATCGGATTACTCACAAGTACTTGGATTGTGTTTGGGGCAGTGATGATAGTGCAGCTAGATGGCAAATGGAAAGGGTGTCTGATTCACCTCCTCTTGAGAAAGAGTTTAAGGAATGGGAACGGGAAGTAGAGCGCACTGGGGCCAGAGCTTTACATAAAGCTGATATAGAAGAGAAAAAAAATGCACTAAATGATATAAATAATTTTGTCTATTCTGCAGAAACTGTAAAGCAGATGCTGCAGGAGAAGAAGATGGCTTCTGCAAGGCCATCAAATCTGGCTGCTGAGAAGGATAGGCTAAGGAAGGAGATGGAGCTTGCAGAGAGCAAACATGATTATTCAGAAGTAGAAAGGAtcaaaacaagattgaaagaattagAAGTCCTTTCAATTCAGAGAAAAAGCAAGGATGCAAAAGCCATAATGCTTGCTGAGATGAATAAGAAAAACAGATTCGAAAATTTTAAGAATGCTTCAATGATCAAGCCGGCTAACTTTAATCTTAAAGCAGGCGAGGCTGGGTATGATCCTTTCTCTCGTCGCTGGACTAGATCACAAAATTATTACAGTGCAAAGAGTAGTGCTACTGAAGCAAATGCAGAAGCAAACAAAGAGGCAGATGCAACTCAGGCAGGGGAAGCAGCAACAGCTAAGGCATTGGAAGCTGCTGCAGATGCTGGAAAGCTTGTAGATACAGAAGCTCCTGTAGCTGAAGGCACAAAGTTATTCAGTTTGCATGATTTTGAGCTTACCATATCACTTAATGGACTGCAGAAGTTTGGGGGTGCTCAGGGTGCCCACTTGGCTTTTATGGCTAGAAAGCATCGGATTGAGGCCACCTGTGGAGTCCAGGTTCCAAGCAGTGACGGAAGGAGGCATAACTCAACTTTATCTGTGACTGATTACAAACGCAGGAGAGGCTTGCtgtga